Part of the Candidatus Glassbacteria bacterium genome is shown below.
CCGTCGCGTATACTCCACAACGCCCTCAAGGTCCTTGTAGTAGCCCTCCACGTCCAGCAGCCAGTCGGTGTTCTCCAGACTCAGGCCGGCAATCCAGTGTTCGGCGAACCCCGTTTCGTTATCCTCGTCGGCCAGTAACCAGAAATCGCGGCTGCCCTCCAGCACGTCCTCGTTGGTGATCCGGTTGACAAACTGGTGGTATCGTCCCCAGGCCCCCTTTAATCTGAGATAGTCGGTGAGCGAGAAAACAGCCGAGGCGCGCGGCTCGACAAAACTTTCGGCGGTCTTGTCATAGTAGGTGCCGCGCAGGCCGAAAGTGAGGTCGAGGTCATTGGTGACGTGCCACCGGTCCTGGAGATACGCGGAGCCGAGATTGGCCGAGGACTCTCTGCGCAGGAGATCGGTGGTGTCATTCAAGATTGAATAATAGTGCGCGTCGAGCTTACTGAACCCCGCTCCCACCTTGAGGTCGTGCCCGCTGACAGGGTGGATTTCGTTATCGAACTGGACAGTGAAATCGGTCAGTTCGTTGTCCTCGCTGACCGCACTGGCGGCCGAGCGGAAATAGGCCAGGCTGTCGGCGGCGGAGTTGGACTGAAAATCGCGCGCCAGAGAGTAATCGCTGAAATAGCGCGTGTGGGACACCAGCAGACTGGCGTAGTAGCGGTCGTTGATTTTGCCGGAGTATTTCGCGCTCAGGCCCAGGTTGCCCCATCGCGTGCGCTTGAGCGTATTCAGGGTTGCCTGGTCGTCTTCCAGCAACCGTTCCTCACCCTGCCAGGCGAAATCTTCGCCGGCCAGCAGGTTGGCCTGGCCCAGGTTATCGCGCCCGTTGTAGATACTGAGCGACAGGACATCGTTGGCGCGAGGGTTGAAAGTCACCTTGCCGTTGAGGTCGTAGAAATAAAAATCAGGCTCCTCGGTGCCGGTGGACACAAACGGGTTTTCGGCGGAAATTCCGGAACCGGGGCTGGAGACGAAATCGAACAGCTTGCTGTACAACCCGCTGCGGATAACGTCGGTATAGCTCCTGCGTATCGTAACCAGGAACGAGCCGGCATTGCCCAGCGGGCCCTCGACCATTCCATGGCCGCTGAGGAGGTTGATTCCGCCCCCGTAATTAATCCCTGAGGCATCGCCCGACTTGCCGGTCATATTGACTACACTGGAGATACGCCCGCCGAACTCCGCGGGAAACCCGCCCTTGTAAACCCTGATATCCTTGACCGCATCGGCGTTGAACGCGCTGAACAGGCCGAAAAAATGATCGACATGGTAGATCGTCATCCCGTCGAAGAGGATCAGGTTCTGGTCCGGCGTGCCGCCGCGCACATACAGGCCCGACGACCCGTCGCTCACACCGCTGATTCCGGGCATCAGCTGGAAAGAGCGGAACAGGTCGACCTCGCCCATGTTGGGCAGCACTGCGATTTCCGCCGGGCTGATCGCTATCTGTCCGGGCTCGCCGACAACTTCCATGATCGGCGGCACCTCGCTCTCGACTGTCAGGCCCTCCATTTCGATAGTCTGGCGGCGCATCAGGATAGTCTGGCGACGGTCGGAGGCGCGGCGCGGATCGACCAGGATTTCCCTGGTCGCGTAGCCCACGTAGGTGATCCTCAGCCGGCAGGTGTCGGCTGGCGGGTTGACGATTACGAAATAACCGTCCTGGTTCGTGGCGGCGCCCTGCGAGGTCCCGACGATAATAATATTGGCGTAAGGCAGGGCCTCGTCGGATTCCTCGTCGCGCACGTAACCCGTGATGTCGAACCGTCCGCGGGCCGGGCCTTGAGCCCCCAACTCAGCTGTTGCGCAAAGGAAAAGTGCCGCCAGAATCAAAGCCGCGGAATACGAAAAATTTCCGCCTCGAACTTTCAACTTACCCCAACGATGATAGCGCATTTAATCTCCAGTATTTACCTGCGTATCCAACTTCGGCAACAGCCGTAGCCGGCGGCGAGGCAAGCTGCCCTGCTAGGGCCTGCGCACGATACGGAAACCTACAGTATACGTAGCACTGCCGGGCTGTCGCGCCCCACGGTGGGCCGAGCGCAATTCCACCGGCTGACTGGCCCAGCTGCCGCCGCGGACCACTTTATAGTAGCCCATCCTGTCAGGACCCGTCGGGTCTGTCTGCGTGCCGCAATTGTAAGTATCGAAATAATCCTGGCACCATTCAAAGACGTTGCCGTGCATGTCGAACAGGCCGTACGGGTTCTCTTGCTTGCGGGCCACTGTACGCGGCTTGTTTTCGCTGTTGGAGATATACCAGCCCGCCCGACTCAACCCGCTTTCACTGCTGCCGAAGCTGTATTCCGCAGTGGTGCCCCCGCGGGCGGCGTATTCCCATTCCGACTCGGTGGGCAGGCGGAAGCCGTTTTTACCGTAGTCGCAGGTGTAGTCCTGGTAGTAGCAACGCTCCAGTCTCATCAGCTCGCTGAGTCCGTTGCAGAAGTCGGCGGCCTGAAACCAGGTGACATTTTCGACCGGCATATCTATTTCGCCGCTGAAGCGGGAGGGGTTGGTGCCCATCACGGTCCGGTACTGGGCGTGGGTTATTTCGGTCGTACTGATCAGGAAAGGAGAGACAGCGACTACATGGACCGGACGTTCATTGTTTATCATCAAATCATCTGAGCCGCCGGGGCCGGCGCCTTCCATGATAATGTAGTGGGGAAACAGGGTGCTGCCCACCGTAAAGGTTCCCCCCGGCAGGGAGGCCATTTCGATATCCCGGCCTTCCTCCTGGTACTCGACAATATCGATGCGGAAAACATTGGCGCCTTCGTCGCTGCAGGCGCAGAGCAGAAGCAGGAGCAGCGGGACAAATCGGACTAAGATATCTTTCACGTGCAATCCCCGNNNNNNNNNNNNNNNNNNNNNNNNNNNNNNNNNNNNNNNNNNNNNNNNNNNNNNNNNNNNNNNNNNNNNNNNNNNNNNNNNNNNNNNNNNNNNNNNNNNNGATGTACTTGGTCGGGCAGTCTGATTTCCCGTGGGGAAACCAGTTGGTCGTCATTATCTTCCGATATGGAACCGGCGCCGTGGCGGGCCGGTCAAACTGCGGCGATCCGATGGTAAGTTCGATAAAATGATCTTCAGCTGCTGTTCCTCGATGGAAGCTCTGCCGCTGGATGATTATCTTGTCCGGTCACTATCAGCATATACCACAAAACCAAAATAATAAGATGCAAATATTTTTCTAATAATTCAATCATTTTTTTCGCTACGGACCTGCACACCATTGCCAGCACGCCGCCGCGAGGTTAAATTGGTTCCCTGATAAAACTACCCCCACACTATGCGACTGTTCCATATCCACTGAACCGGGCCAGCCGGCGTGTACCGCACCGAACACAAAATCGGCGCTGCTGTCACCGCGCTGTTCTCGCTAATTATTTACCTGCTGACAGTCGCCCCGACAGTCACGTTCTGGGATGCGGGCGAGTTCATGGCCGCCAGCTATACGCTGGGGATTCCCCATGCCCCCGGAACGCCGCTGTTCGTCCTGATCGGCAGAGTGATCAGCCTGCTGCCGCTGGGCCTGAGTGTGGCGTTCAAGCTCAACCTGATGTCCGTCCTCTGCGGCGCGGTGATCTCGGGGCTGATGTACCTGATCGCGGCGCCCATGCTTGAGCGCAGCGTCGGAGACGGACCGGGGTCGCGGCTGGTGGTCCACGGCGGAGCGTTCTGCGCCGGGGCGATTGTAACCGGCCTGCGCACCGTGTGGTTCAACACGACCGAATTCGAGGTCTACGGGCTGGCCACGGCGACTTTCGCACTGGTGGCTTGGCTGATGGTCTACATGGGCGCATCGAATGACTTCCAGCGCAACCGCAGAATCCTGCTGCTGGTGATCTACATTATCTGCCTCTCGATCTCCAACCACCTGCTCGTGATGCTGGCCGCGCCGGGAGTTGCGCTGTTCGTCCTGCTCCACGACCGGGATCACCGCAACTACTGGCTGAGCATACTCGGCCTGCTGGCCGGCACTTACCTGCTGGTGGTCAAAGGCTACGATCTGAGTCTGGTGGCGGCCAGCGTGGCCACCCATACCGAGGCGGCCGATGGCGCGCTGGCCGTTCTGGCGGCGGCGGTTAAAGGGCTGTTCGGCGTGGTGGTCTCCCCCGGTCCCCATCTGGCGAGCCGTGGAGCCTTCTCGGCCGGGATAGTGCTGCTGGCCGGATTCGGCTGGTGGGGCTGGAGCCAACGCGCGATCGGATTTTACGCGGCGGCTATCGGACTGTTCCTGCTGGGCTTCAGCGTCCATCTCTACCTCCCGCTGCGCGCCGCGCTCGACCCGGCGATCAACGAGGGGAACCCGGACACGCTGAGGGCTTTCTGGGCGGTTATCGGCCGCGAGCAGTACGGCAGCGGCTACGGAATCCTGCCCCGCCAGGTGTGGACCCTGCTGACCGGCAAGACAGAAATCGCCGGTGCGGCCGAGTTGCTGGAGAATATCAAGTTCTTCGTCCTTTACAATCTGCCGTTCTACAATAAATACCTGGGCTGGCAGTTCGGCAACTCATGGCTGACCGCCGCCTTCCTGGCCGCGGCCGCCGCCGGTGCGGTACGGCATTACTTCAGCAGCCGGAAAACGTTCTGGTTCTGGATTACGGTGTTCCTGCTGACCGGGCCGGTCCTGAACCTGTATATGAATTTCCAGTTCGGCTTTTCGCAGTTCCCCGAGGTTCAGCTGCATCCGGCCGTGTCCAACATGCGTCTGCACGAACCCCGCGACCGCGACTACTTCTTTATCGTCTCGTTCGCCTTCCTGGGTTTCTGGGCCGCAATCGGCCTGGCATCGGCCGCGGACAAACTCCGCAAGTGGCTGGTTAACAGGGCCGGAGAATCAGTGTCGCCCGTGATGGCTGCGGTTGTCTGCCTGCCCGTTTTCCTGCCGGCGTTCCTGCCGATCGCGCTGAACTGGGAGCATGCCGACCGCAGCGGCAACCATATCCCGGCGGTTTACGCGCGCAATGTACTGATCTCCATGCCGCCGAACTCGGTCGTTTTCACGAACGGGGACAACGACACCTTTCCGCTGTGGTACGCCCAGGAGGTGGAGGGCGTGCGCAAGGACGTCCGGGTGGTGAACCTCAGCCTGCTCAACCTGCCCTGGTATATCCGGCAGATGCGCGAGGAGGAGCCGAAAGTGCCGATCACAATTCCCGACGGCAGAATCGACTCTATACGGCCGTTCAGGTCCGACCGGGTTATTCCCTTCCGGGCCGGCGCACTGAGTATCGACTACCCGGTGGGCACGGTGTTCTACGTCAAGGACCTGATCCTGCTCAATATCATCCAGGCCAATAACTGGCGTAAACCATTGTATTTTGTCACCACGGTTCCCGAACACAACCGGACAGGACTCACGAAACATTTCGTGCTGGAGGGCCTCGTATTCCGGATTACCGAAAACACGGCAGCCGAAGTGGCCGCCGCCGACACGAACGTGGTTATGATCCTCGACAGCACTGGAGTAAACATCCAGCGCACCTGGGATCTGTTGA
Proteins encoded:
- a CDS encoding TonB-dependent receptor; translated protein: MRYHRWGKLKVRGGNFSYSAALILAALFLCATAELGAQGPARGRFDITGYVRDEESDEALPYANIIIVGTSQGAATNQDGYFVIVNPPADTCRLRITYVGYATREILVDPRRASDRRQTILMRRQTIEMEGLTVESEVPPIMEVVGEPGQIAISPAEIAVLPNMGEVDLFRSFQLMPGISGVSDGSSGLYVRGGTPDQNLILFDGMTIYHVDHFFGLFSAFNADAVKDIRVYKGGFPAEFGGRISSVVNMTGKSGDASGINYGGGINLLSGHGMVEGPLGNAGSFLVTIRRSYTDVIRSGLYSKLFDFVSSPGSGISAENPFVSTGTEEPDFYFYDLNGKVTFNPRANDVLSLSIYNGRDNLGQANLLAGEDFAWQGEERLLEDDQATLNTLKRTRWGNLGLSAKYSGKINDRYYASLLVSHTRYFSDYSLARDFQSNSAADSLAYFRSAASAVSEDNELTDFTVQFDNEIHPVSGHDLKVGAGFSKLDAHYYSILNDTTDLLRRESSANLGSAYLQDRWHVTNDLDLTFGLRGTYYDKTAESFVEPRASAVFSLTDYLRLKGAWGRYHQFVNRITNEDVLEGSRDFWLLADEDNETGFAEHWIAGLSLENTDWLLDVEGYYKDLEGVVEYTRRASYNRNLLEELRDEEVAPGTAFFQGTGFSKGIDILFQKKRGKFTGWIGYSLSRVRYDVPGLNGGKPYPATHDRTHEVNVVAKLSLKHWDFAATWVFATGKAYSAPESQYYLQLLNNEHQGYIHVSDRNAHRLSDYHRLDLSVSRNFTSAAFDYTIGLSVFNVYDRNNFWFRQFNLDTVPVSISDVSMLSLTPTIYFKIYSR
- a CDS encoding formylglycine-generating enzyme family protein, with the protein product MHVKDILVRFVPLLLLLLCACSDEGANVFRIDIVEYQEEGRDIEMASLPGGTFTVGSTLFPHYIIMEGAGPGGSDDLMINNERPVHVVAVSPFLISTTEITHAQYRTVMGTNPSRFSGEIDMPVENVTWFQAADFCNGLSELMRLERCYYQDYTCDYGKNGFRLPTESEWEYAARGGTTAEYSFGSSESGLSRAGWYISNSENKPRTVARKQENPYGLFDMHGNVFEWCQDYFDTYNCGTQTDPTGPDRMGYYKVVRGGSWASQPVELRSAHRGARQPGSATYTVGFRIVRRP
- a CDS encoding DUF2723 domain-containing protein, which produces MYRTEHKIGAAVTALFSLIIYLLTVAPTVTFWDAGEFMAASYTLGIPHAPGTPLFVLIGRVISLLPLGLSVAFKLNLMSVLCGAVISGLMYLIAAPMLERSVGDGPGSRLVVHGGAFCAGAIVTGLRTVWFNTTEFEVYGLATATFALVAWLMVYMGASNDFQRNRRILLLVIYIICLSISNHLLVMLAAPGVALFVLLHDRDHRNYWLSILGLLAGTYLLVVKGYDLSLVAASVATHTEAADGALAVLAAAVKGLFGVVVSPGPHLASRGAFSAGIVLLAGFGWWGWSQRAIGFYAAAIGLFLLGFSVHLYLPLRAALDPAINEGNPDTLRAFWAVIGREQYGSGYGILPRQVWTLLTGKTEIAGAAELLENIKFFVLYNLPFYNKYLGWQFGNSWLTAAFLAAAAAGAVRHYFSSRKTFWFWITVFLLTGPVLNLYMNFQFGFSQFPEVQLHPAVSNMRLHEPRDRDYFFIVSFAFLGFWAAIGLASAADKLRKWLVNRAGESVSPVMAAVVCLPVFLPAFLPIALNWEHADRSGNHIPAVYARNVLISMPPNSVVFTNGDNDTFPLWYAQEVEGVRKDVRVVNLSLLNLPWYIRQMREEEPKVPITIPDGRIDSIRPFRSDRVIPFRAGALSIDYPVGTVFYVKDLILLNIIQANNWRKPLYFVTTVPEHNRTGLTKHFVLEGLVFRITENTAAEVAAADTNVVMILDSTGVNIQRTWDLLTEEYDYHTFSRPGTSGESENLTAVKRFAVPATRLEMALESIGDYTRAIETLRMAGRFYHEPRRYSIQLALLQARIGRYEEAAATLDSAESELPRRELIQSLSHLAKVASDNRDFENSLDFLQRALRLDSTQASSYSNVFILLNALHRRDQAIEMMETYLRHFPSDTAVATELQKYRDGGQFDLKRTFGFQN